Within the Thermostichus lividus PCC 6715 genome, the region CTACCTTGAAAACTTTATCCAAGCAATTTTCGACACCATTGGCGATCCCCAAGGGCGACCCCTTGTCCTAGGGGGTGATGGTCGCTATTTCAATGCTGAAGCGATTCAAACGATCCTCAAGATGGCGGCGGCCAATGGCTTTTCCCGCGTCAAGGTAGGGCAAAACGGAATTCTTTCTACCCCTGCGGCCTCCTGCGTCATCCGCAAGTACGGTGCCATTGGTGGGATTATCCTTTCAGCTAGCCACAACCCTGCCGGTCCCCAAGGCGACTTTGGCGTTAAGTTCAACACCGCCAATGGTGGCCCCGCACCGGAAAAAGTCACCAATGCAATCTATGAACGCAGCTGTAGCCTCCGCCAGTACACCATCTACACAGCACCCGATGTGAGCCTGCATACCCTTGGGGAGTTCCCCCTAGGGGAAATGATTGTTGAGGTGATTGATCCGGTTGCTGACTATCAGGCGCTTTTGGAAAGCCTGTTTGACTTTGACTGTATTCACGATGCCATCACGGGTGGGCGACTGTCCCTGATCTTTGATGCCATGCATGCTGTCACAGGTCCCTATGCCCACCAGATTTTAGAGACGCGCCTAGGGGCACCCCGGGGCACCGTGCAACATGGGGTGCCGCTGCCGGATTTTGGCGGGGGTCACCCGGATCCTAATTTGGTCTATGCCCATGACTTGGTGCAGCAACTCTTTGGTGACGATCCGCCGGTGTTTGGTGCTGCCTCTGATGGCGATGGCGATCGCAACATGATTTTAGGCGCGAATTGCTTTGTTACCCCCAGTGATAGTCTGGCCATCTTAGCGGCAAACGCCACCTTAGTGCCCGGCTATAAGGAGGGTCTGGCGGGCATTGCCCGTTCCATGCCCACCAGCCAAGCGGCCGATCGTGTAGCGGCCACCCTAGGCATTGACTGCTACGAAACCCCAACGGGTTGGAAGTTTTTTGGCAATCTCTTGGATGCGGGCAAAGCAACCCTCTGCGGCGAAGAAAGTTTTGGCACTGGCTCTAACCATGTGCGAGAAAAGGATGGGCTTTGGGCGGTGCTATTTTGGCTCAATATTCTGGCGATCAAGCAACAGTCAGTGGCAGATATTGTGCAGTCTCATTGGCGCACCTATGGCCGTAATTACTATTCCCGCCACGATTACGAAGGCATCGACAGCGATCGCGCCCATACCCTGATGACCCAACTCGAGCAAAAGCTACCGCAGATGGTGGGGCAGTCTTTTGGGGCGTACACCGTGGCGATCGCCGATAACTTTAGCTACACCGATCCGGTGGATCACAGTGTTAGTACCCAGCAGGGTCTGCGTCTGATCTTTGACGACGGCAGCCGCATTGTCTATCGCCTCTCGGGTACAGGAACGCAAGGCTCGACCTTACGGGTGTATTTGGAGCGCTTTGAGCCGAATCCCCACCACCAGCACCTAGATGCCCAAGTTGCCCTTGCGGATCTCATTGAATTGGCCAACCAAGTGGCCAATATCCAAGGGTTAACGGGTCGCGATCGCCCCACCGTGATTACCTAGACATGAACGTCCTCCACGTTTCTGACATTCACCTTGGCAGTGGCCTCAGTCATGGCCACATCAATCCGGCCACAGGACTCAATACGCGGCTGGAGGACTTTATTGCTGCGCTGGGCACCTGCATTGATCGCGCACTTGCCGAGCCAGTGGATTTAGTTCTATTTGGGGGCGATGCCTTTCCCGATGCAACGCCCCCTCCCTTTGTTCACGAAGCCTTTGCCCAGCAGTTTCGCCGTTTAGCCGATGCCCAAATTCCTACGGTACTGCTGGTGGGCAACCACGATCAACACGCCCAAGGGCAGGGGGGCGCGAGTTTATCCCTTTACCGCACCCTCGGTGTCCCTGGGTTTATTGTTGGCGATCGCCTAGCCACCCATCGCCTGCACACCCGCGCTGGTGCTGTTCAAATCATCACCCTGCCGTGGTTGACCCGCTCGGCACTGTTAACCCGCCCGGAAACCGTGGGGTTGTCCCTTGCAGAGGTTCATCAACTGCTGCTGGATCGCCTGAGTGTTGCTCTTGAGGGCGAAATTCGCCAGCTAGATCCAGCACTGCCAACGGTGCTACTGGCTCATGCCATGGTGGATACTGCGCAGTACGGTTCCGAACGCTACTTAAGTGCTGGCAAAGGGTTCACGCTTCCCCTCAGCCTGTTGGCTCGCCCCTGTTTCGACTATGTCGCCTTGGGGCACGTCCATCGCCATCAAGTGCTGTGCTATGATCCGCCTGTGGTCTATCCCGGCAGTATTGAGCGGGTGGACTTTGGCGAAGAGGCAGAGGAGAAAGGGTACGTCCTGATTGATCTGCACAAGGGTAAAACCCACTTTCAGTTTTGCCCCCTGCCAACCCGACCATTTCAGACAATTCGAGTTGACCTAACGGAGATTGAAGGAGATCCCCAAGCCGCATTGTTAGCGGCGATCGCCCATCGCCCCACACGTGGTGCTGTGATTCGGGTGATTTACCAACTGCGTAGCGATCAACTCTCGCAGATTAACCTTGGGGAACTGCAACAATCCCTGACAGATGCCCACAGCGTTAGCTTTTTACCCCAACTGGTGAATACGCAGGCGATCGCCCGTCTTCCTAGCACAGCCCTAGAACAAGCCCTCGATCCGAGCCATGCCCTGCACCTCTACCTCGACCACCATCCTGAGCTAGAGCCACTGCGGCAAGACTTATTAAACGCCCTGCATACGCTGTGCCCCAGCGATACCGAGATCACTCCACAGCTCACCGAGGAGACTGAACTGAAGATTGAGCAGCTACGGCTAATTTGAGGGGTTCATTCGGGGGTATTGAACCCCTCTCAATTGCCGCTCCTGTCCCTCCCCGACCTGAAGGTGCGGGGCTTCTCGGAGGTTTTCGGTGAACGCGATGGAAGCAGTATGATATGTAGCAAAACGGCATGGAGCACTCCCATGGATTCAGCCCAAATTAAAGCCCTCGTCGAAAAAGCCCTTGAGGACAAAATCCTTACCCTAGAAGAGCACGGCCAAATTATTGATGCGGTGCTTGCGGATGGCCAAATTTCAGAGGAAGAGGAAAAAATTCTCCATGACCTTCTTGAGCGGGTTGCATCTGGGGAGGTGGACTCGCAGTACTAAGGGGTAAACACGATTTGCCCTTGACGCAGCACCTGCCATTCACCCTCTTGCCATTGCACCACGGTGGAGGGCTGAGGTGGGGTGGGGGGCAACTCCCATCCTTGGAGCGTTAGCACTTGGGGAAAGGTTTCAACGATAGCCTTCAGGTCGGTGAGGGGTGGCTCTCCCGATCGATTAATACTGGTGGTGGCAAGAGGCCCTGTTTGCTCAAGTAGAGTCTGTGCCCTTGGCCAAGCCGGTACCCGCAGGCCAATTGTGCCTGTGTTTTGCGGATTTAACCCCACGGGCAACTCAGCGGCGGGCAGCACCAGTGTTACGGCTCCCGGCCAGTAGCGCTCAGCGATCGCCTGCCACTGCTTAAATTCAGCAGCAGTGCCTTTCACAAAGCGCCAAAGCTGTTCGGGGTTCGCTCCCATGAGAATCAAGGGCTTATCTGGTTGCCGCCCCTTGGCCGCATAGATCAGTTCACCGCGATCGCAGCGGCTAGCCAACGCCGGCACCGTATCGGTGGGAAAGCTAATGAGCCAGTTGCCTGATCGCACTGCAGCTACCAGGGCTGCCATGGTCACCTCTGCCATTGATTGCCTCAAGTTTCAGTCAAAATCCAGCTGCAATCCCCTCACCGCGAGGATCCGCAGCTCCTTCTAAGGTTCCATTATCTAGCACGCGGATGAGGTTGGCATTGCCCCAGGGCTGCGGTTGTACCACGGTATAGCCCCACTGCTGCCATGTGGCTAGCCATTCTGGGGATACCCCAGGTTCAACAAACAAAACATCTGGCTCCCACTGCTGGTGCAGGCGAGGACTAGCCAGAGCCGTGGGCGCGTCCTGTCCGTGGTCAATGATATTGAGCAAGAGTTGCAGCACCGCAGTGATAATGCGGCTGCCCCCTGTGGAACCCATGGCCATAACCAGTTGGCCATCGCGGGTAACAATGGTTGGGGTCATGCTAGAGAGGGGACGCTTGCCACCGCTAATGCCGTTAGCAAGGGGTTGATTGTTGACCTGTACCCCAACCACACCAAAGAGATTGGGCTGATTAGGGGCGATCGCGAAGTCGTCCATTTCATTGTTAAGGAGAATGCCCGTCTGGGGGACAACTACGCCAGCACCAAAGGCACCATTAATGGTAAAGGTAAGGCTCACAGCATTGCGAGCGGTATCCACCACAGTCAGGTGGCTAGTATTACCTGACTCGGGGCGATGCAATTGGCTCGGATCAACCGCACGAACCCTGCTCTGAGGACGAGCCTGTTGGGGTAAAATCTCGCGGGCACGCTGTTGGGCATAGGCAGGGCTAGTGAGGAGGGCAATAGGTACCGCCACAAAATCACTATCTCCTAAATAGTGGGCGCGATCGGCATAGGCAATTTGCATGACACTGGCTAGCTGATGGCCGCGATCGGTGGGTGTGGTTGCCGGTGGCAATGCCTGAAGGAGGTTCAGCATTTGGATGAGGGTCACGCCACCGGAGGAAGGGGGCGGCATCGAACAGACCTGGAGGCCGCGATAACGACCGCAGATTGGCGATCGCCAGATGGGTTGATAACTGGCCAAATCAGCGCGGCTCATTTTTCCCCCTGATTGCCCCATGAAATCAGCAATGGCTGTGGCAATCCAACCGTTGTAGAAGTTATTGGGATTGGTGGCGATCGCCCCTAACGTCTTGGCCAAATCCGGCTGGCGGATAACAGTGCCGAGGGTTGGCACTTGCCCCTGATCAAGAAAAATCTGTCGGGCAGTGGCATCTGCTTGGAGAACCGCAAGACGGAGGGTCGCTGCTCGCCGATAGCGTTCTGTGACGCTAAATCCCTCTTCTGCCGCATGGATCGCAGGTGCAACAAGCTGCCGCCAAGGGAGCTTACCATAGCGATGATGCAGAGCAGCCAAACCAGCAATCGTTCCTGGCGTCCCAGCAGCTAGCACCCCATCTAAGCTGGCTCGTGGAATTAGATTTCCGGCACTGTCTAAATACATCGCAGGGGTTGCGCTTAAGGGCGCCCGCTCACGAAAATCTAAGGCTGTAATGTCCTGGGACGAGGCATCATAGACAAGGGCAAAGCCACCGCCACCAATCCCTGCGGAAAACGGCTCCACCACCGAGATCATCAACGCCGTAGCTACCGCAGCATCCACGGCATTTCCCCCTGCCCTGAGCACCTCAGCCCCCACGGTTGCCGCCGCTGGATGGGGCGCTACCACCATGGCTTGCAGGTTCTGGGTTGCTGCTTTGTTGGCGCGGATGGGAAGAATGACCAACCCTACCGTAACCGTCAGCCAAGACAGAAATCGAACATGGAGCATGGCTCTATCGTTGCCGAGACCTGAGTGTGGGACTTTAGTATGGTAGCGGCTTGCGCCAGCAAAGCGTGCTTTCCAGCCTACCCTCCGTGCGACACTATTCAGTACAGAAAATGTCACATCAAGTTTTAAATGAAAAATTAACAAAATAATATATTCAATATATTCCTAGTTGTTGTCGGTTGCCAACGATCTGCTATAGTCATCCACAAACTCTGCTGTAAATAATATGCTTCAGAGAAAAACAGAACGCTCTGCACAGCTCCCCGTTCGTCAGCTCTGGTCGAAAATTTCCTCTAAGTGGCCGGATATCTTTGTTTTAAGTGGTTTGACGATCGCCACCATTGGCATTGGCTATGGTCATCCTAGAGTTATTGCTGGTGGTTTGTCGGTTACGGTTGGGGCAGCATGGGTCTCCATACAACGGCAGCAACAGGTTATTATGCGGGATGTGAATCTGCTGAAGCAATTACGACCCCAGATTGAAGAGAGTCAGCAAGTCAGTGAATTTAGGCAGGATATTTCAAATCATCTGCAAACAATACAACAAACTCAACAAGCTATTACACAAAAACTCTTCCCAGACCCTATTAGTAAAATTATAGAAATATGCCAACAATTTCATGATTTAGCTGGTCAGCAGTTAAACATCGAAAAAGTTACAGAAAAAGATGTACAAAATGCTCTAGAACAACTTCTCAGGCGGGAACTGCGAAGATATCAATCTGGCGAACCTGACATCAGGCGTGAGTACCCAGTTCCGCAGACTTATTCTCATGGTTGCTTTATTGATTTTTTATTGGTTGGTTGCGGGTGTGCTATTGAAGTCAAGCAGGTACGTGCGAAATCTCAAAAAGAAATTGTAAAAGATTTAGCCATCGATTTTGAAGTCTATCGAAACGCTAGTCACAGATTTCACACACTCATTTGCTTTATTTATGATCCAGAATGCAAGCTAATTAATCCTGCTGGCTTAATCAATGACCTCAGTGGCGATCGCGGCGGGTTTCAAGTCAGGACAGTCATATCCCCTTATGGCGCAACCAACTAATTTGAAGACCCTTGAACAATTCTCCAAGCTCTGTCTATATGGGTCTTTTCAGATCGGTGGTGAAAATCGTACAATGAGATACTTTTAATCAGAGGCGGTATCAACACAGGGTCATCCATGCCCCATAGTACGGCGCTCAAGGTTGACCTGTGTGCAATGGCTCCTAAAGCCAGCGATCGCCCGCTTCTGCTGTAAGCAATGCTCTGCTACCAACAACCTCAATCACAATCCGCGAACTAACTGCGCTACATTAAGGAAATATAAATTCATGACCAACGGCCATCAATGGAGGTAAGGCGTGATTCGTCCCGACAGTCAAGTGATCTTAGAGGTGCGTGACCTCACCGCAAATGTAGAGGACACGCCAATTCTCAAGGGATTAAATCTGACGATCCGTGCGGGCGAAGTCCATGCGATCATGGGGCCCAATGGCTCCGGTAAAAGTACCTTCTCAAAAATTTTAGCGGGACACCCTGACTACACGGTCACCGGTGGTGACATCCGCTACAAGGGTCAAAATCTTCTGGAGTTGCCCCCCGAAGAACGGGCACGGGAGGGAGTGTTCTTAGCCTTTCAGTATCCCTTAGAGATCCCGGGGGTGAGTAATCTGGACTTTTTGCGGGTGGCCTACAATGCCAAACAGAAGCATTTAGGGCGCGAGGAACTGGATGCCTTTGATTTTGATGA harbors:
- a CDS encoding alpha-D-glucose phosphate-specific phosphoglucomutase; amino-acid sequence: MGIQVIPTTPFSDQKPGTSGLRKAVPVFQKPHYLENFIQAIFDTIGDPQGRPLVLGGDGRYFNAEAIQTILKMAAANGFSRVKVGQNGILSTPAASCVIRKYGAIGGIILSASHNPAGPQGDFGVKFNTANGGPAPEKVTNAIYERSCSLRQYTIYTAPDVSLHTLGEFPLGEMIVEVIDPVADYQALLESLFDFDCIHDAITGGRLSLIFDAMHAVTGPYAHQILETRLGAPRGTVQHGVPLPDFGGGHPDPNLVYAHDLVQQLFGDDPPVFGAASDGDGDRNMILGANCFVTPSDSLAILAANATLVPGYKEGLAGIARSMPTSQAADRVAATLGIDCYETPTGWKFFGNLLDAGKATLCGEESFGTGSNHVREKDGLWAVLFWLNILAIKQQSVADIVQSHWRTYGRNYYSRHDYEGIDSDRAHTLMTQLEQKLPQMVGQSFGAYTVAIADNFSYTDPVDHSVSTQQGLRLIFDDGSRIVYRLSGTGTQGSTLRVYLERFEPNPHHQHLDAQVALADLIELANQVANIQGLTGRDRPTVIT
- the sbcD gene encoding exonuclease subunit SbcD — encoded protein: MNVLHVSDIHLGSGLSHGHINPATGLNTRLEDFIAALGTCIDRALAEPVDLVLFGGDAFPDATPPPFVHEAFAQQFRRLADAQIPTVLLVGNHDQHAQGQGGASLSLYRTLGVPGFIVGDRLATHRLHTRAGAVQIITLPWLTRSALLTRPETVGLSLAEVHQLLLDRLSVALEGEIRQLDPALPTVLLAHAMVDTAQYGSERYLSAGKGFTLPLSLLARPCFDYVALGHVHRHQVLCYDPPVVYPGSIERVDFGEEAEEKGYVLIDLHKGKTHFQFCPLPTRPFQTIRVDLTEIEGDPQAALLAAIAHRPTRGAVIRVIYQLRSDQLSQINLGELQQSLTDAHSVSFLPQLVNTQAIARLPSTALEQALDPSHALHLYLDHHPELEPLRQDLLNALHTLCPSDTEITPQLTEETELKIEQLRLI
- a CDS encoding L-threonylcarbamoyladenylate synthase, which produces MAEVTMAALVAAVRSGNWLISFPTDTVPALASRCDRGELIYAAKGRQPDKPLILMGANPEQLWRFVKGTAAEFKQWQAIAERYWPGAVTLVLPAAELPVGLNPQNTGTIGLRVPAWPRAQTLLEQTGPLATTSINRSGEPPLTDLKAIVETFPQVLTLQGWELPPTPPQPSTVVQWQEGEWQVLRQGQIVFTP
- the ggt gene encoding gamma-glutamyltransferase gives rise to the protein MLHVRFLSWLTVTVGLVILPIRANKAATQNLQAMVVAPHPAAATVGAEVLRAGGNAVDAAVATALMISVVEPFSAGIGGGGFALVYDASSQDITALDFRERAPLSATPAMYLDSAGNLIPRASLDGVLAAGTPGTIAGLAALHHRYGKLPWRQLVAPAIHAAEEGFSVTERYRRAATLRLAVLQADATARQIFLDQGQVPTLGTVIRQPDLAKTLGAIATNPNNFYNGWIATAIADFMGQSGGKMSRADLASYQPIWRSPICGRYRGLQVCSMPPPSSGGVTLIQMLNLLQALPPATTPTDRGHQLASVMQIAYADRAHYLGDSDFVAVPIALLTSPAYAQQRAREILPQQARPQSRVRAVDPSQLHRPESGNTSHLTVVDTARNAVSLTFTINGAFGAGVVVPQTGILLNNEMDDFAIAPNQPNLFGVVGVQVNNQPLANGISGGKRPLSSMTPTIVTRDGQLVMAMGSTGGSRIITAVLQLLLNIIDHGQDAPTALASPRLHQQWEPDVLFVEPGVSPEWLATWQQWGYTVVQPQPWGNANLIRVLDNGTLEGAADPRGEGIAAGF
- a CDS encoding PD-(D/E)XK nuclease domain-containing protein, with product MLQRKTERSAQLPVRQLWSKISSKWPDIFVLSGLTIATIGIGYGHPRVIAGGLSVTVGAAWVSIQRQQQVIMRDVNLLKQLRPQIEESQQVSEFRQDISNHLQTIQQTQQAITQKLFPDPISKIIEICQQFHDLAGQQLNIEKVTEKDVQNALEQLLRRELRRYQSGEPDIRREYPVPQTYSHGCFIDFLLVGCGCAIEVKQVRAKSQKEIVKDLAIDFEVYRNASHRFHTLICFIYDPECKLINPAGLINDLSGDRGGFQVRTVISPYGATN